The Pseudarthrobacter sulfonivorans genome includes a window with the following:
- a CDS encoding NAD(P)/FAD-dependent oxidoreductase, whose translation MAAHYDVLIVGGGIAGLSLASTLAGSCSVALVEAEQELAYHTSSRSARNLIPSYGPDVVRELTVRTLGLMAARDAQLPEPVLTPRSFMLIGTEESVRAEASGHMRLIPMAEALELCPALVPGSFSAAGLDTGSFGCNAPLLLADHRLRAEAAGADIITGARVHSAQRLGSGWEIGAGQEAFEAGVLVNAAGAWADELAVISGVEKLGLQPYRRTAAIVDVEHPLPGHSPMVAAADNSFYFRRDGTDVLISPSETVPSGPEDARPRPGDIERLIVKLNQLTTLGIRGIRSAWTGLRTEAADGVPVAGFDAEAPGFYWLAGQGGYGFQTSSAMAELAAGQILAGQGAGHRAAAAAHDPASRTAEALAATRWSVRR comes from the coding sequence ATGGCAGCACACTACGACGTCCTGATTGTGGGTGGCGGCATCGCCGGCCTGTCCCTGGCGTCCACGCTCGCGGGCAGCTGCAGCGTGGCGCTGGTGGAGGCGGAGCAGGAGCTGGCGTACCACACGTCCTCCCGCTCCGCCCGGAACCTGATTCCGAGCTACGGCCCGGACGTGGTGCGGGAGCTCACGGTCCGGACCTTGGGGCTGATGGCGGCCCGGGACGCGCAACTGCCCGAACCTGTCCTGACGCCGCGGAGCTTTATGCTCATCGGCACGGAGGAATCCGTCCGTGCCGAGGCCAGCGGCCACATGCGCCTCATCCCCATGGCAGAAGCGCTGGAGCTGTGCCCTGCGCTGGTGCCCGGGTCTTTCTCCGCCGCAGGCCTGGACACCGGATCTTTCGGCTGCAACGCGCCCCTTTTGCTGGCCGACCACCGCCTGCGGGCGGAGGCCGCCGGCGCCGACATCATCACCGGAGCACGCGTGCATTCGGCCCAGCGGCTGGGCTCGGGCTGGGAGATCGGTGCCGGCCAGGAGGCGTTCGAGGCGGGTGTGTTGGTCAACGCGGCCGGCGCCTGGGCCGATGAACTCGCGGTGATCAGCGGCGTGGAGAAGCTCGGGCTGCAGCCGTACCGGCGCACTGCGGCTATTGTCGACGTCGAACATCCACTGCCCGGGCACAGCCCCATGGTGGCGGCAGCGGACAACTCGTTCTACTTCCGCCGCGACGGCACCGACGTGCTGATCTCGCCGTCGGAAACGGTGCCCAGCGGACCGGAGGATGCCAGGCCGCGGCCCGGCGATATCGAGCGGCTGATCGTGAAGCTCAACCAGCTGACCACGCTGGGAATCCGCGGAATTCGGAGCGCATGGACGGGGCTCCGGACCGAGGCGGCCGACGGCGTCCCGGTAGCCGGTTTCGATGCCGAGGCACCCGGGTTCTACTGGCTCGCCGGTCAGGGCGGCTACGGTTTCCAGACGTCATCGGCCATGGCGGAGCTCGCCGCCGGACAGATTCTGGCCGGACAGGGCGCCGGGCACCGGGCGGCCGCTGCGGCCCACGATCCGGCATCCCGGACAGCGGAGGCGCTGGCCGCCACGCGGTGGTCCGTCCGGCGCTGA
- a CDS encoding glycine C-acetyltransferase: MYTSIKDQLQAELDDIRTAGLFKTERSINSPQSSHITAGQIGQPGATVLNFCANNYLGLADHPDIIAAAKEAMDSRGFGMASVRFICGTQDLHLELEARVSRFLGTEDTILFSSCFDANGGVFESLFGPEDAIISDALNHASIIDGIRLCKAQRFRYANQDMADLEAKLVEAKDARRKIIVTDGVFSMDGYLAPLEAICDLAEKHDALVMVDDSHAVGFMGATGAGTPEHAGVSQCVDIYTGTFGKALGGASGGYVSGRGEVVAMLRQKARPYLFSNSLAPAIVAATIKALDLVENSGDLRTRLFENARLFRRRMTEEGFELLDGEHAIVPVMFGDAVMAAKVADQMLQHGVFVTAFSFPVVPRGAARIRVQLSASHSADDVEACVRAFVASRAAVGG; encoded by the coding sequence ATGTACACCTCCATCAAGGACCAGCTGCAGGCTGAGCTGGACGACATCCGTACCGCCGGGCTCTTCAAAACCGAACGCAGCATCAACTCCCCGCAGTCCAGCCACATCACGGCAGGGCAGATCGGCCAGCCCGGAGCCACCGTCCTGAACTTCTGCGCCAACAACTACCTGGGCCTCGCGGACCACCCGGACATCATCGCCGCGGCCAAAGAGGCCATGGACTCACGGGGCTTCGGCATGGCCAGCGTCCGCTTCATCTGCGGCACCCAGGATCTTCACCTGGAACTGGAAGCCAGGGTCTCCAGATTCCTCGGCACGGAGGACACCATCCTGTTCTCCAGCTGCTTCGATGCCAACGGCGGCGTCTTCGAATCCCTCTTCGGCCCCGAGGACGCCATCATCTCCGATGCCCTCAACCATGCCTCCATCATCGACGGCATCCGGCTCTGCAAGGCCCAGCGGTTCCGCTACGCCAACCAGGACATGGCGGACCTCGAGGCCAAGCTCGTTGAAGCGAAGGATGCGCGGCGCAAGATCATCGTCACCGACGGCGTATTCTCCATGGACGGCTACCTGGCACCGCTGGAGGCCATCTGCGACCTCGCCGAGAAGCACGACGCCCTGGTGATGGTGGACGATTCCCACGCCGTCGGCTTTATGGGTGCCACCGGTGCCGGAACCCCCGAGCACGCAGGCGTGTCCCAGTGCGTGGACATCTACACCGGAACGTTCGGCAAGGCCCTGGGCGGCGCGTCCGGCGGTTACGTGTCCGGCCGCGGTGAAGTGGTGGCCATGCTCCGCCAGAAAGCGCGCCCGTACCTGTTCTCCAATTCCCTGGCCCCCGCGATCGTCGCCGCCACCATCAAGGCCCTTGACCTGGTGGAGAATTCCGGTGACCTGCGGACCCGGCTCTTCGAGAACGCCCGGCTGTTCCGCCGCCGGATGACCGAAGAAGGTTTTGAACTCCTCGACGGCGAACACGCGATTGTCCCCGTGATGTTCGGGGACGCCGTAATGGCCGCCAAGGTGGCGGACCAGATGCTCCAGCACGGCGTCTTCGTCACCGCCTTCAGTTTCCCGGTGGTCCCGCGCGGCGCCGCCCGGATCCGCGTGCAGCTTTCAGCGTCGCACTCAGCGGACGACGTCGAAGCGTGCGTGCGTGCGTTCGTCGCCAGCCGTGCCGCAGTAGGGGGTTAA
- the tdh gene encoding L-threonine 3-dehydrogenase has protein sequence MKALYKSGAHAGFELVDRPEPEAGPRDVKIRVMTTGICGTDLHIQSWDAWAQGMIEAPLIAGHEFYGEVVEIGDGVRDVKVGDRVSGEGHVVCGICRNCRAGRRHMCIHTVSVGVQRDGAFAEYVVIPETNVWVHHDPSITPELGAIFDPFGNAVHTALSFPLVGEDVLITGAGPIGLMAIAVARHAGARKIAITDVSQPRLELARQLGVDLTIDVSTTSVKDAQRELGMREGFDIGMEMSGHPTALPEMINNMNHGGRIAMLGLPSQDITIDWGKVVTHMLTLKGIYGREMYETWYAMSAMLSSNPVLHAGISAVVTDKLPAAEWEKGFATARAGVGGKVVLDWTEL, from the coding sequence ATGAAGGCACTCTACAAGTCCGGTGCACACGCCGGGTTCGAGCTGGTTGACCGGCCCGAGCCCGAGGCCGGCCCCAGAGACGTCAAGATCCGGGTCATGACCACCGGGATCTGCGGCACGGACCTGCACATCCAGTCCTGGGACGCCTGGGCGCAGGGCATGATCGAGGCACCCCTCATCGCCGGCCATGAGTTCTACGGTGAAGTAGTGGAAATCGGCGACGGCGTCCGCGACGTCAAAGTGGGGGACCGCGTATCCGGCGAAGGCCACGTGGTCTGCGGGATCTGTCGGAACTGCCGCGCAGGCCGCCGCCACATGTGCATCCACACCGTCAGCGTCGGTGTGCAGCGGGACGGCGCCTTCGCCGAGTACGTGGTCATCCCCGAGACCAACGTCTGGGTTCACCATGACCCCTCCATCACACCGGAACTCGGCGCGATTTTCGATCCGTTCGGCAACGCCGTGCACACCGCCCTCAGCTTCCCGCTGGTGGGCGAGGACGTGCTCATCACCGGGGCAGGACCCATCGGCCTGATGGCCATCGCCGTGGCCCGCCACGCCGGGGCGCGCAAGATCGCCATCACCGATGTCTCCCAGCCACGGCTTGAGCTTGCACGCCAGCTCGGCGTGGACCTCACCATCGATGTCTCCACCACGAGCGTCAAGGATGCCCAGCGTGAACTCGGCATGCGCGAAGGCTTCGACATCGGCATGGAAATGTCCGGCCACCCCACCGCCCTGCCTGAGATGATCAACAACATGAACCACGGCGGCCGCATTGCCATGCTCGGCCTGCCCAGCCAGGACATCACCATCGACTGGGGCAAAGTGGTCACGCACATGCTGACGCTGAAGGGCATCTACGGCCGGGAAATGTATGAGACGTGGTACGCCATGAGCGCCATGCTCTCCTCCAACCCCGTGCTGCACGCCGGCATCTCAGCGGTAGTGACGGACAAGCTGCCCGCCGCAGAATGGGAAAAAGGCTTCGCCACCGCCCGCGCCGGCGTCGGCGGAAAAGTTGTCCTCGACTGGACCGAACTCTAA
- a CDS encoding LysR family transcriptional regulator — translation MEIHQLEILRELGALGSVKAVAETLMVTPSAVSQQLALLQRNVEVPLTRKEGRNLVLTEAGQVLADAGAAVVSAMADARTAIGAYHGSPVGTVTISGFHSAGQALFAPLARMLDAPGQPRIQLSDEDVAQQDFPALTARYDLVLAHRMDHSPRWPEERVAVIPLAHEPLDVALPADHRLARQGTLTAADVVGEPWVTSHTGYSPADVLSAVAAVSSKELNIVHRINDYSTVAALVAAGGVVGLLPRHTARPVLNPGIVLRPLEGISTRRRIDILARPENLKRRSVMIVCEALQAIMTGLVEQG, via the coding sequence ATGGAAATTCACCAGCTGGAAATCCTCCGCGAACTCGGAGCCCTGGGCAGCGTGAAAGCGGTGGCGGAGACGCTGATGGTCACGCCCTCCGCGGTGTCCCAGCAACTGGCACTGCTGCAGCGCAATGTTGAGGTTCCGCTGACCCGGAAGGAGGGCCGCAACCTGGTGCTGACCGAGGCCGGGCAGGTTCTCGCCGACGCCGGTGCCGCCGTCGTCAGTGCCATGGCGGACGCCCGGACAGCCATCGGCGCCTATCACGGCTCGCCGGTTGGCACCGTGACCATCAGCGGCTTCCACAGCGCGGGGCAGGCGCTGTTCGCACCGCTTGCGCGCATGCTGGACGCGCCCGGCCAGCCGCGGATCCAGCTCTCTGACGAGGACGTGGCGCAGCAGGACTTCCCGGCGCTGACGGCGCGGTACGACCTGGTGCTGGCGCACCGGATGGACCACAGCCCGCGCTGGCCGGAGGAGCGTGTTGCGGTGATTCCGCTGGCGCACGAACCGCTGGATGTTGCGTTGCCGGCGGACCATCGCTTGGCCCGCCAGGGCACTCTCACCGCGGCCGACGTCGTGGGCGAACCTTGGGTGACCAGCCACACCGGATACTCCCCCGCCGACGTCCTGTCCGCCGTCGCGGCCGTTTCCAGCAAGGAACTGAACATCGTCCACCGGATCAACGACTACTCCACCGTGGCCGCGCTGGTGGCGGCGGGCGGTGTGGTGGGCCTGCTGCCGCGGCATACGGCGCGGCCCGTGCTCAACCCGGGCATTGTGCTGCGGCCGCTGGAGGGCATCAGCACCCGGCGGCGGATCGACATCCTGGCCCGGCCGGAGAACCTGAAGCGCCGCTCGGTGATGATTGTGTGCGAGGCGCTGCAGGCGATCATGACCGGGCTGGTGGAGCAGGGCTAA
- the gatB gene encoding Asp-tRNA(Asn)/Glu-tRNA(Gln) amidotransferase subunit GatB — MSTDATLSFEEAMEKYDPVLGFEVHVELNTKSKMFSSAPNVFGDEPNTNVNEVDLGMPGVLPVVNRVAIESSIKIGLALNCKIAESCTFARKQYFYPDTPKNFQTSQYEDPIAYDGYLDIELSDGTIFRVEIERAHMEEDAGKLTHMGGAAGRIQGADFSLVDYNRSGVPLVEIVTKPIEGAGSRAPELAKAYVAAVREIVKNLGVSDAKMERGNVRCDANVSLRPHGRERFGIRSETKNVNSLRAVEHAVRYEIQRHAAVLDAGNPIIQETRHWHEDTRTTTSGRPKSDADDYRYFPEPDLVPIVASREWVEELRATLPEPPAARRKRLQSDWGYSDLEFRDVVNAGVMDEIEETIAAGASASVARKWWMGEIVGRAKNADVDPGQLGVQPATIVELNRMVEDGKINNKMATEVLDGVLAGEGTPAEIVEKRGLAVVSDDGPLLEAIDAALAAQPDVADKIRAGKLQAIGAIVGGVMKATRGQADAGRVKELILAKLGVEG, encoded by the coding sequence ATGAGCACGGACGCAACCCTGAGCTTCGAAGAGGCCATGGAGAAGTACGATCCCGTCCTGGGTTTTGAGGTCCACGTGGAGCTCAACACCAAGTCCAAGATGTTCTCCTCCGCGCCCAACGTCTTCGGCGATGAGCCGAACACCAACGTCAACGAGGTGGACCTGGGCATGCCCGGTGTGCTGCCGGTAGTGAACAGGGTCGCGATCGAGTCCTCGATCAAGATCGGCCTTGCCCTGAACTGCAAGATCGCTGAATCCTGCACGTTCGCCCGGAAGCAGTACTTCTATCCGGACACTCCCAAAAACTTCCAGACGTCACAGTACGAGGACCCCATCGCGTACGACGGCTACCTGGACATCGAACTGTCGGACGGGACCATATTCCGCGTGGAGATCGAGCGCGCCCACATGGAAGAGGACGCCGGAAAGCTGACGCACATGGGCGGGGCCGCCGGCCGCATCCAGGGTGCCGACTTCTCGCTGGTGGACTACAACCGTTCCGGCGTTCCGCTGGTGGAGATTGTCACCAAGCCCATCGAGGGTGCGGGTTCCCGAGCCCCGGAGCTGGCCAAGGCCTACGTGGCCGCCGTCCGGGAGATTGTCAAGAACCTTGGTGTGTCGGACGCGAAGATGGAACGCGGCAACGTGCGCTGCGACGCGAACGTTTCGCTGCGCCCGCACGGCCGCGAACGCTTCGGCATCCGCTCCGAAACGAAGAACGTCAACTCGCTGCGCGCCGTCGAACACGCCGTCCGCTACGAGATCCAGCGGCACGCAGCCGTCCTGGATGCCGGCAACCCGATCATCCAGGAAACCCGCCACTGGCACGAGGACACGCGCACCACCACCTCGGGCCGGCCCAAGTCGGACGCCGATGACTACCGCTACTTCCCGGAGCCCGACCTGGTTCCGATCGTTGCGTCCCGCGAATGGGTGGAGGAGCTCCGCGCCACCCTGCCCGAGCCGCCCGCGGCCCGCCGCAAGCGGCTGCAGTCGGACTGGGGCTACTCGGACTTGGAGTTCCGCGACGTTGTCAACGCCGGCGTTATGGATGAGATCGAGGAAACCATCGCCGCAGGAGCTTCTGCCTCTGTCGCCCGTAAGTGGTGGATGGGCGAGATCGTTGGCCGTGCCAAGAACGCCGACGTCGATCCCGGCCAGCTGGGCGTCCAGCCTGCCACCATCGTGGAGCTGAACCGGATGGTCGAGGACGGCAAGATCAACAACAAGATGGCCACCGAAGTCCTGGACGGCGTGCTCGCCGGTGAAGGCACCCCGGCGGAGATCGTGGAGAAGCGCGGCCTCGCTGTCGTTTCCGACGACGGACCCCTCCTGGAAGCCATCGACGCCGCGCTCGCCGCGCAGCCCGACGTCGCGGACAAGATCCGCGCCGGCAAACTCCAGGCGATCGGCGCGATCGTCGGCGGCGTTATGAAGGCCACCCGCGGGCAGGCCGACGCCGGCCGCGTCAAGGAGCTGATCCTTGCGAAGCTTGGAGTTGAGGGCTGA
- the gatA gene encoding Asp-tRNA(Asn)/Glu-tRNA(Gln) amidotransferase subunit GatA, with protein sequence MTDTNELIRLSAAQLAGMLAAGEVTSVQVTQAYLDRIAAVDGGERGVNAFLHVNTVEALAVAAEVDAIRAAGGAAAEELHVLAGVPIAVKDLIVTIGQPTTAGSKILEGWHSPYDATVVKRLRAAKMPILGKTNLDEFAMGSSTEHSAYGPTRNPWDLDRIPGGSGGGSAAAVAAFEAPLALGTDTGGSIRQPGAVTGTVGVKPTYGGVSRYGAIAMASSLDQIGPVSRTVLDSALLHQVIGGHDPFDSTSLPDPLADLVAAARVGNVEGMRIGIIKELHGEGYQAGVENRFNESLELLKQAGAEIVEVSCPNFQYALGAYYLIMPSEASSNLAKFDGVRYGLRVLPEDGPMTIERVMGATRAAGFGAEVKRRIILGTYALSAGYYDAYYGSAQKVRTLVQRDFEAAFAQADVLISPTAPTTAFKLGEKLNDPLAMYLNDVATIPANLAGVPGLTLPGGLADEDGLPVGIQLLAPAREDARLYRVGAVLESLLEAQWGGPLLDQAPPLVETLVDAKEAK encoded by the coding sequence ATGACTGACACCAACGAACTCATCCGCCTGTCCGCCGCGCAGTTGGCCGGCATGCTGGCCGCGGGCGAGGTCACCTCCGTCCAGGTCACGCAGGCTTACCTGGACCGGATCGCAGCTGTCGACGGCGGCGAACGCGGCGTGAACGCGTTCCTGCACGTCAACACTGTGGAAGCGCTCGCCGTCGCTGCCGAGGTGGACGCCATCCGCGCCGCCGGCGGCGCCGCGGCCGAGGAACTCCACGTACTCGCCGGCGTGCCGATCGCGGTCAAGGACCTCATCGTCACCATCGGCCAGCCCACCACGGCAGGCTCCAAGATCCTCGAAGGCTGGCACAGCCCCTACGACGCCACGGTGGTCAAGCGCCTCCGCGCCGCCAAAATGCCCATCCTGGGCAAGACCAACTTGGACGAATTCGCCATGGGTTCCTCCACCGAGCACTCCGCGTACGGCCCCACCCGCAACCCGTGGGACCTGGACCGGATTCCGGGCGGTTCCGGCGGCGGTTCGGCCGCGGCCGTTGCTGCTTTTGAGGCCCCGCTGGCCCTCGGCACGGACACCGGCGGGTCCATCCGCCAGCCCGGCGCCGTCACCGGCACCGTGGGAGTCAAGCCCACCTACGGCGGTGTTTCCCGCTACGGGGCCATCGCGATGGCTTCCTCGCTGGACCAGATCGGCCCGGTTTCCCGCACCGTCCTGGACTCGGCGCTGCTGCACCAGGTCATCGGCGGGCATGATCCCTTTGACTCCACGTCCCTGCCCGACCCCCTGGCGGACCTCGTCGCCGCTGCCCGCGTGGGCAACGTCGAAGGCATGCGGATCGGCATCATCAAGGAACTCCACGGCGAGGGCTACCAGGCCGGCGTCGAGAACCGCTTCAACGAATCCCTGGAACTGCTGAAGCAGGCCGGTGCGGAAATCGTCGAGGTGTCCTGCCCCAACTTCCAGTACGCCCTCGGCGCCTACTACCTGATCATGCCGTCCGAAGCCTCCTCCAACCTGGCAAAGTTCGACGGCGTACGGTACGGCCTGCGCGTCCTGCCCGAGGACGGACCCATGACCATCGAACGCGTGATGGGTGCCACCCGCGCCGCCGGCTTCGGTGCCGAAGTCAAGCGCCGCATCATCCTGGGCACCTATGCCCTGAGCGCCGGTTACTACGACGCGTACTACGGGTCGGCCCAGAAGGTCCGTACCCTGGTCCAGCGCGACTTCGAGGCCGCGTTCGCGCAGGCCGACGTCCTGATCTCGCCCACGGCGCCCACCACGGCGTTCAAGCTCGGGGAGAAACTGAATGACCCGCTGGCGATGTACCTCAACGACGTCGCCACCATCCCCGCCAACCTGGCAGGCGTGCCCGGGCTGACCCTGCCCGGCGGCCTGGCGGACGAGGACGGCCTTCCCGTCGGCATCCAGCTGCTGGCTCCGGCCCGCGAGGATGCCCGGCTCTACCGGGTGGGTGCTGTCCTGGAATCCCTCCTGGAGGCACAGTGGGGCGGCCCGCTCCTGGACCAGGCCCCGCCGTTGGTTGAGACCCTTGTTGACGCCAAGGAGGCAAAATAA